One genomic region from Tachysurus fulvidraco isolate hzauxx_2018 chromosome 14, HZAU_PFXX_2.0, whole genome shotgun sequence encodes:
- the brpf3b gene encoding bromodomain and PHD finger-containing protein 3, giving the protein MRKPRRRGGLLGGLGTRKSDARCGGSRGATQPRSPSPYRLKLSPTRETLTYAQAQKMVEVDLDGRLHRISIFDPLAIITEDEMMAQDMAECNSNKENSEQTSVAIVASPSRRSASQKGRKKDSKNSSSQNAHRQHHTQNNSSQQNNNNCSALPEPTFRVLESFEPIEASPLPTAYYRYIEKSPEELEADAEYDMDEEDAAWLEVVNEKRTSEGQTTVSSDTFEILMDRLEKESFLESRIPQSAVDEDAFCCVCLDDECLNSNVILFCDVCNLAVHQECYGVPYVPEGPWLCRRCLQSPSRPVDCTLCPNRGGAFKQTSDGHWAHVVCAIWIPEVCFANTVFLEPVEGVNNIPAARWRLTCYLCKQKGRGASIQCHRANCYTAFHVTCAQRAGLFMKIEPVRETTANGTMFSVKKTAFCEAHSPPEKEGSDDEDNGGRVLGCRASRGMSAYAQSPQLIKSSRSNKKDGKKKKKGKKSPELTSKKASTPLVTVPQIPPHRLNKVFKGIIIQKKNYFMQRLHNYWLLKRQSRNGVPLIRRLHSHLQAQRNTDQTEPDEKVSAVREELKYWQKLRHDLERARLLVELIRKREKLKREQVKVHQAVMELQLTPALILQRSTLDQLQEKDVAHIFAQPVNLKEVPDYLEFVSQPMDFSTMRSKLEAHQYHTFSDLEADFNLMISNCMLYNAKDTVFYKAAVRLRDLGGAILRHAQRQAHNTGLDPHTGMHLPESPHKNNYYRCTLEDVDTLLDPENRLHMTVEDQLKELLDKLDVVTSMRSSGARTRRIRLLRKEINNVRYRRNSHLSNGDAKEDEQDDDEDDEDKDMDTENNLSSSSDKDDCKSTPPPTLEPSGLALSPPPGETPLDPPTLRPMTDPTTMSPPEPIKPSTKSPDAESEVGLASQISRVRETPPVLSSSEGKLLNGVSNTASPTRPVSGGVGRRTSILFRKAKNGAKLHRDNQLQNGEGRTPQHPTPPTTTTTPLTTEATVPPVLTPVNQTPLSCSTSPEKQQEKTPPRSIETALTNGFKKHKDGGSDSDSSSSPILKKEITLPPKKSRGKPALSKVPFLETVNGDSDYTGPVDMLSIESEAELEPLDLVWAKCRGYPSYPALIIDPEMPEDGVLHNGVPIPVPPADVLRLGEQRQEETGDKLYLVLFFDNKRTWQWLPREKLLPLGVDDTADKLRLMEGRKTSIRKSVQVAYDRAMIHLSRVRSDHGFIASSYL; this is encoded by the exons ATGAGAAAGCCACGCCGGAGAGGGGGCCTCCTCGGGGGTTTGGGCACCAGAAAAAGCGATGCTCGATGTGGTGGATCTCGGGGGGCCACACAGCCCCGCTCGCCCTCCCCCTATAGACTCAAACTCTCCCCAACACGAGAGACCCTGACCTATGCCCAGGCCCAGAAAATGGTGGAGGTGGACCTGGATGGCCGGCTGCACCGCATCAGCATCTTTGACCCGTTGGCCATTATCACAGAGGATGAAATGATGGCCCAGGACATGGCTGAGTGCAATAGCAACAAAGAGAACAGTGAACAGACTTCTGTAGCCATTGTGGCTAGTCCAAGTCGCAGGTCTGCAAGCCAGAAGGGCAGAAAGAAGGACTCTAAAAATTCTTCCTCTCAGAATGCTCACAGACAGCATCACACGCAAAATAACTCATCCCAGCAGAACAATAACAACTGCTCAGCCTTACCGGAGCCCACTTTTAGGGTTTTAGAGTCATTTGAACCCATTGAGGCTTCACCTCTGCCCACTGCCTATTATCGTTACATAGAGAAATCACCAGAGGAGCTGGAAGCAGACGCTGAATACGACATGGATGAGGAGGACGCAGCCTGGCTAGAGGTGGTGAACGAAAAACGGACATCTGAAGGCCAGACAACTGTATCGTCTGACACCTTCGAAATCCTGATGGACCGGCTAGAGAAGGAGTCGTTCCTGGAGTCGAGAATCCCTCAGAGTGCCGTGGATGAGGACGCCTTCTGCTGTGTGTGCCTGGATGACGAGTGCCTCAACAGCAATGTGATCTTGTTTTGTGACGTGTGCAATCTCGCTGTACACCAGGAGTGTTACGGTGTGCCATACGTGCCCGAAGGTCCTTGGCTTTGCCGCCGTTGCCTTCAGTCTCCCTCTCGGCCTGTAGACTGCACGCTGTGCCCGAATAGAGGCGGCGCATTCAAGCAGACAAGTGACGGCCATTGGGCACATGTGGTATGTGCCATCTGGATTCCCGAGGTGTGTTTTGCGAACACGGTATTTCTCGAGCCTGTTGAGGGTGTAAACAACATCCCGGCGGCTCGGTGGAGGCTTACGTGCTACCTGTGCAAGCAGAAGGGTCGTGGTGCCTCGATTCAGTGCCACAGAGCCAACTGCTACACGGCATTCCACGTCACATGTGCCCAGCGGGCTGGACTCTTTATGAAAATCGAGCCGGTACGAGAGACCACAGCCAACGGTACGATGTTCTCTGTAAAGAAGACAGCATTCTGCGAGGCACACTCGCCTCCCGAGAAGGAGGGTTCGGATGACGAAGATAACGGAGGAAGGGTGCTGGGCTGCCGGGCCAGTCGAGGAATGAGTGCCTACGCGCAGAGTCCTCAACTGATAAAGTCTTCACGAAGCAATAAGAAAGACggcaagaaaaagaagaaggggaaaaaaagtccAGAATTAACATCCAAAAAAGCGTCAACACCCCTGGTCACCGTGCCCCAGATTCCCCCACACAG GTTAAACAAAGTTTTTAAAGGCATTATTATTCAGAAGAAGAATTATTTTATGCAGCGGTTGCACAATTATTGGTTACTGAAGCGCCAGTCACGTAACGGAGTACCTCTCATTCGGCGGTTACACTCGCATCTGCAGGCCCAGAGGAACACGGATCAG accgAACCAGATGAGAAGGTCAGCGCTGTGCGAGAAGAGCTCAAATACTGGCAGAAGTTGCGTCATGATTTGGAGAGAGCGCGGCTCCTGGTGGAGCTGATCCggaagagagagaaactaaAGAGAGAGCAG GTGAAAGTGCACCAGGCGGTGATGGAGTTGCAGCTGACTCCTGCTCTGATTCTGCAGCGCTCCACTCTGGACCAGCTGCAGGAGAAAGATGTAGCGCATATCTTTGCACAGCCGGTCAACCTTAAAGAG GTACCAGATTACCTAGAGTTTGTCTCTCAGCCCATGGATTTTTCCACCATGAGGTCCAAGCTGGAGGCTCACCAGTATCACACGTTTTCTGACCTGGAGGCTGACTTCAACCTCATGATCTCCAACTGCATGCTCTATAACGCTAAGGACACTGTGTTTTACAAAGCGGCGGTGCGTCTGCGGGACTTAGGGGGTGCGATCCTGAGACACGCACAAAGGCAGGCTCACAACACAGGGCTGGACCCTCACACGGGCATGCACCTCCCAGAGTCGCCCCACAAAAACAACTACTACCGTTGCACCCTGGAGGACG tGGACACCCTGCTCGACCCCGAGAACCGGCTGCACATGACCGTAGAGGACCAGCTGAAGGAGCTGCTGGATAAGCTGGACGTAGTGACGTCAATGCGCTCCAGCGGAGCCCGCACGCGTCGCATTCGGCTGCTACGCAAAGAGATCAACAACGTTCGCTACCGCCGAAACTCCCACCTCTCTAACGGAGACGCCAAAGAGGACGAGCAGGATGACGACGAAGATGATGAGGACAAGGACATGGACACTGAAAATAACCTGTCTTCATCCTCAGACAAAG ATGATTGTAAATCCACGCCCCCTCCCACTCTGGAGCCCTCAGGTCTGGCCTTATCCCCTCCTCCCGGAGAGACCCCACTGGATCCCCCTACTCTCCGGCCAATGACTGATCCTACAACCATGTCCCCTCCCGAACCTATCAAACCAAGTACTAAGAGTCCAGATGCAGAGTCAGAGGTCGGCCTGGCCTCTCAAATCTCGAGGGTACGAGAGACCCCACCCGTGTTGTCTTCCAGTGAGGGGAAGCTGCTCAATGGTGTCTCAAACACTGCGTCTCCTACACGGCCTGTTTCGGGAGGAGTGGGTCGCCGCACCTCCATCCTGTTCAGAAAAGCGAAAAATGGCGCCAAACTTCATCGCGACAATCAGCTGCAGAACGGTGAGGGTAGAACACCACAGCACCCCACCCCACCAACTACTACTACCACCCCTCTAACCACAGAGGCGACTGTACCACCCGTTCTCACGCCGGTCAATCAGACACCGCTCAGCTGCAGCACCAGCCCTGAGAAGCAACAGGAGAAGACTCCACCTCGCTCTATAGAAACCG CTCTCACAAACGGATTCAAAAAGCACAAAGACGGTGGCTCGGACTCTGACAGCAGCTCCTCACCCATACTGAAAAAGGAAAT TACACTGCCACCAAAAAAAAGTCGCGGCAAACCTGCATTGTCCAAAGTACCATTCCTAGAGACCGTTAACGGAGATTCGGACTACACTGGACCCG TGGATATGTTGTCTATAGAGAGCGAAGCAGAACTCGAGCCTCTGGACCTTGTCTGGGCCAAGTGTAGAGGATATCCATCCTACCCTGCTCTG ATCATAGATCCAGAAATGCCAGAGGACGGTGTGTTGCACAACGGCGTGCCCATCCCCGTGCCACCGGCAGACGTGCTGCGGCTCGGAGAGCAGAGACAGGAGGAGACTGGAGACAAACTCTACCTTGTTCTGTTCTTTGACAACAAACGCACCTG GCAATGGTTACCGCGGGAGAAGCTGCTGCCGCTGGGAGTAGACGACACGGCGGACAAACTGCGTCTGATGGAGGGCCGAAAGACCAGCATCCGCAAATCCGTGCAGGTTGCCTACGACCGAGCCATGATCCATCTGAGCCGAGTACGCAGTGACCATGGCTTTATCGCTTCCAGCTACCTGTAG